In a genomic window of Saccharothrix sp. HUAS TT1:
- a CDS encoding carbohydrate ABC transporter permease, translating into MTAVHTTDAAVPTDNSSAPRRAAPDGAPRRRGSAFDRALPYLLLAPALVAILWLIGWPVLSVVITSFRRLNLRELTRGEVVWTGLDNYAEILGDPGFWAIALRTVVFTAVVVAASVSAGLLIALLMRQTSPVVRIALQVAMLLAWAMPLLAATTVYQWIFDQQYGILNKTLVQLGFDSFAGFSWFSTGTSTLAVIGLLIVWQAIPFLAFSLYAGVIGIPKDQYEAAGIDGASAWQTFRTVTWPELRPLLLMVTFLSLLWDFKVFAQIWAMRKGGPDGGSTTLPVYQYLEGISKSHFGVAAAVSVVMVALLALLTFQYLRRLVRSQEGDL; encoded by the coding sequence ATGACGGCCGTGCACACGACCGACGCCGCGGTGCCGACGGACAACTCGTCGGCGCCGCGGCGTGCCGCACCGGACGGCGCGCCGCGCCGTCGGGGCAGCGCCTTCGACCGGGCGCTGCCCTACCTGCTGCTGGCCCCCGCCCTGGTGGCCATCCTCTGGTTGATCGGCTGGCCCGTCCTCTCCGTGGTGATCACCAGCTTCCGCCGGCTGAACCTGCGCGAGCTGACCCGCGGCGAGGTCGTGTGGACCGGCCTGGACAACTACGCCGAGATCCTGGGCGACCCGGGGTTCTGGGCGATCGCGCTGCGCACGGTGGTGTTCACCGCCGTCGTGGTGGCCGCGTCCGTGTCCGCCGGCCTGCTGATCGCGCTGCTGATGCGGCAGACCAGCCCGGTCGTGCGGATCGCGCTGCAGGTCGCGATGCTGCTGGCGTGGGCGATGCCGCTGCTCGCGGCCACCACGGTCTACCAGTGGATCTTCGACCAGCAGTACGGGATCCTGAACAAGACCCTGGTCCAGCTCGGGTTCGACTCGTTCGCCGGGTTCTCGTGGTTCTCCACCGGCACGTCGACGCTGGCCGTGATCGGGCTGCTGATCGTGTGGCAGGCGATCCCGTTCCTGGCGTTCTCGCTGTACGCCGGTGTCATCGGGATCCCGAAGGACCAGTACGAGGCGGCGGGCATCGACGGGGCGTCCGCGTGGCAGACGTTCCGCACGGTGACGTGGCCGGAGCTGCGGCCGCTGCTGCTGATGGTGACGTTCCTGTCGCTGCTGTGGGACTTCAAGGTGTTCGCCCAGATCTGGGCGATGCGCAAGGGCGGCCCGGACGGCGGCAGCACCACGTTGCCCGTGTACCAGTACCTGGAGGGCATCTCCAAGAGCCACTTCGGCGTGGCCGCGGCGGTGTCCGTGGTGATGGTCGCGCTGCTGGCCCTGCTGACCTTCCAGTACCTGCGCAGGCTGGTCCGTTCCCAGGAGGGCGACCTGTGA
- a CDS encoding carbohydrate ABC transporter permease, which yields MTAKRLSANVVALVVALLFAFPTYWMVATALKPRKDLLTSGYDLIPFSVTGSNFGTAWNKPGFLDALGNSLLVTLSAVLAAVVIGLLAALALSRMRFRGRKGFVMMLLVAQMAPFEALLIPMFLMMRDLDLLDRLPALALIYFAVTLPFCAWTLRGFVNGIPLELEEAAMVDGCSRWGAFRRVTLPLLGPGLVATSVFAFVTAWNEFLYALSLVNDQSKETLPVWLSGFQTQFGTDWGGAMAASALFTLPVLVFFLIVQRKMVTGVTAGAVKG from the coding sequence GTGACCGCGAAGAGGCTTTCCGCGAACGTCGTCGCGCTGGTCGTGGCCCTGCTGTTCGCATTCCCGACCTACTGGATGGTCGCGACCGCGCTGAAGCCGCGCAAGGACCTGCTGACCAGCGGTTACGACCTGATCCCGTTCTCGGTGACGGGGTCGAACTTCGGCACCGCGTGGAACAAGCCCGGTTTCCTCGACGCGCTGGGCAACAGCCTGCTGGTGACGTTGAGCGCGGTGCTGGCGGCGGTCGTGATCGGTCTGCTGGCGGCGCTGGCGCTGTCCCGGATGCGGTTCCGCGGCCGCAAGGGCTTCGTGATGATGCTGCTGGTGGCGCAGATGGCGCCGTTCGAGGCGCTGCTGATCCCGATGTTCCTGATGATGCGGGACCTGGACCTGCTGGACCGGCTGCCCGCGCTGGCGCTGATCTACTTCGCGGTGACGCTGCCGTTCTGCGCGTGGACGCTGCGCGGGTTCGTCAACGGCATCCCGCTGGAGCTGGAGGAGGCGGCGATGGTGGACGGCTGCAGCCGGTGGGGCGCATTCCGCCGGGTCACGCTGCCGCTGCTCGGGCCGGGCCTGGTCGCCACGTCGGTGTTCGCGTTCGTCACCGCGTGGAACGAGTTCCTGTACGCGCTGTCGCTGGTGAACGACCAGAGCAAGGAGACCCTGCCGGTGTGGCTGTCGGGGTTCCAGACGCAGTTCGGCACCGACTGGGGTGGCGCGATGGCCGCTTCGGCGCTGTTCACCCTGCCGGTGCTGGTGTTCTTCCTGATCGTGCAGCGCAAGATGGTCACCGGTGTCACCGCCGGTGCGGTGAAGGGGTAG
- a CDS encoding glycoside hydrolase family 3 protein: MSLHRLASGVLLPGFHGTTAPDWLLERVADGLGGVVLFGRNVVDDAQVTALNAQLRGARADVVIGIDEEGGDVTRLDAGRGSEVPGNHALGAADDPGLTRSVAASIGARLAACGVSLNLAPSADLVLTLDDPVIGVRSFGSDPVAAGGHVAAFVEGMQAVGVAACAKHFPGHGASTVDSHAALPVLPRTVAELAAVEFVPFRAAVAAGVRSIMTGHLVVPEWGDAPATLNPLAVRVLREELGFTGAVITDGLDMKAVGGDLAEGSVRSLAAGVDALCLGGEPLDDDGLRWLVDSIVAAVESGALPVERLEEAARRTAALGAPAGAVDAHDPELGLAAARRAVSVRGSLALSGPPVVVDLAVEPSIAVGDVPWGLGPYLAELVPGTSVLPTTSATSAGEIAAAAAGRPVVVVTREAHRYPWARDLVTSLVTIGLDLVHVETGVPGPDLGATARVDTHGGARVCLLAAAERIAAAT; the protein is encoded by the coding sequence ATGTCGTTGCACCGGCTCGCGTCGGGTGTGCTGCTGCCGGGGTTCCACGGGACCACCGCGCCGGACTGGCTGTTGGAGCGGGTGGCCGACGGGCTCGGCGGCGTCGTGCTGTTCGGGCGCAACGTCGTGGACGACGCCCAGGTCACGGCCTTGAACGCGCAGTTGCGCGGCGCTCGGGCGGACGTGGTCATCGGGATCGACGAGGAGGGTGGCGACGTCACCCGGCTCGACGCGGGCCGCGGGTCGGAGGTGCCGGGCAACCACGCGCTGGGCGCGGCGGACGACCCGGGGCTGACCCGGTCGGTGGCGGCGTCGATCGGGGCGCGGCTGGCGGCGTGCGGGGTGAGCCTGAACCTGGCGCCGTCGGCCGACCTCGTGCTGACGCTGGACGACCCGGTGATCGGGGTGCGGTCCTTCGGGTCCGACCCGGTGGCGGCGGGCGGCCACGTGGCGGCGTTCGTGGAGGGCATGCAGGCGGTCGGGGTGGCGGCGTGCGCCAAGCACTTCCCCGGCCACGGCGCGTCCACGGTGGACTCGCACGCGGCGCTGCCCGTGCTGCCGCGGACGGTGGCCGAGCTGGCGGCGGTCGAGTTCGTGCCGTTCCGGGCGGCCGTCGCGGCCGGGGTCCGGTCGATCATGACCGGGCACCTGGTGGTGCCGGAGTGGGGCGACGCGCCCGCCACGCTGAACCCGCTCGCGGTGCGCGTGCTGCGGGAGGAGCTGGGGTTCACCGGCGCGGTCATCACCGACGGGCTGGACATGAAGGCCGTCGGCGGCGACCTGGCGGAGGGCTCCGTGCGGTCGTTGGCGGCCGGGGTGGACGCGTTGTGCCTCGGCGGCGAGCCGCTGGACGACGACGGGCTGCGGTGGCTGGTCGACAGCATCGTGGCGGCGGTCGAGTCGGGCGCGCTGCCGGTGGAGCGGCTGGAGGAGGCGGCCCGGCGGACGGCGGCGCTCGGCGCGCCCGCCGGCGCGGTGGACGCGCACGACCCGGAGCTGGGGCTGGCCGCGGCGCGGCGGGCGGTGTCGGTGCGCGGGTCGCTGGCACTGTCCGGGCCGCCCGTGGTGGTCGACCTGGCGGTGGAGCCGTCCATCGCGGTCGGCGACGTGCCGTGGGGCCTGGGGCCGTACCTGGCGGAGCTGGTGCCGGGCACGTCGGTGCTGCCGACCACGTCGGCCACCTCGGCCGGGGAGATCGCGGCGGCGGCGGCCGGGCGGCCGGTCGTGGTGGTGACGCGGGAGGCGCACCGGTACCCGTGGGCTCGCGACCTGGTCACCTCACTCGTTACCATTGGTCTAGACCTTGTCCACGTCGAGACGGGCGTTCCGGGTCCCGACCTGGGCGCCACCGCCCGCGTGGACACCCACGGCGGCGCACGGGTGTGCCTGCTGGCCGCGGCCGAGCGCATCGCCGCCGCCACCTGA
- a CDS encoding SIS domain-containing protein yields MTDDQPGRHMAAEIDRQPAIFADLHARRDAIARVASAIAARRPRFVLLAARGSSDHAALYAKYLTEVLLQLPAGLVSPSTTTLYGAEPDLRDVLLISVSQSGGSPDLLEVTASARARGALTVAVTNTASSPLHAAAELSVDVGAGVEHAVAATKTYSATLLALYLLVDAIRGGAGHAAANLADLARTTLDTSADPVAEAVQRYRFVDRVLTTGRGYSLPTALESALKLAETSYLAARAYSGADLLHGPVAAVDGDTAVLAVTSTGKGGDALHDVLDIVHGRGADVLAIGSAAHKAPAALRIPVAETAEEIAPILEILPIQRLAHGLALARGGDPDNPRGLNKVTRTR; encoded by the coding sequence ATGACCGACGACCAGCCCGGCAGGCACATGGCGGCCGAGATCGACCGGCAGCCCGCGATCTTCGCCGACCTGCACGCCCGACGCGACGCCATCGCCCGGGTCGCCTCGGCGATCGCCGCCCGCCGACCCCGGTTCGTGCTGCTGGCCGCACGCGGCTCCAGCGACCACGCCGCCCTGTACGCCAAGTACCTCACCGAGGTCCTGCTCCAACTGCCCGCCGGGCTGGTCTCACCCTCCACCACCACCCTCTACGGCGCCGAACCCGACCTGCGCGACGTGCTGCTGATCTCGGTGTCGCAATCCGGCGGCTCACCCGACCTGCTGGAGGTCACCGCCTCCGCCCGCGCCCGCGGCGCGCTCACCGTCGCCGTCACCAACACCGCCTCCTCCCCCCTGCACGCCGCCGCCGAACTCTCCGTCGACGTCGGCGCCGGCGTCGAGCACGCCGTCGCCGCCACCAAGACCTACTCCGCCACCCTGCTGGCCCTCTACCTGCTCGTCGACGCCATCCGCGGCGGCGCCGGCCACGCCGCCGCCAACCTCGCCGACCTCGCCCGGACCACCCTGGACACCTCCGCCGACCCGGTCGCCGAAGCCGTCCAGCGCTACCGCTTCGTCGACCGCGTCCTGACCACCGGCCGCGGCTACTCCCTGCCCACCGCCCTGGAATCCGCCCTCAAACTGGCCGAGACCTCCTACCTCGCCGCCCGCGCCTACAGCGGCGCCGACCTGCTGCACGGCCCCGTGGCCGCCGTCGACGGCGACACCGCCGTCCTCGCCGTCACCAGCACCGGCAAAGGCGGCGACGCCCTGCACGACGTCCTCGACATCGTCCACGGACGCGGCGCCGACGTCCTCGCCATCGGCTCCGCCGCCCACAAAGCCCCCGCCGCCCTGCGCATCCCCGTCGCCGAGACCGCCGAGGAAATCGCCCCCATCCTCGAAATCCTGCCCATCCAACGCCTGGCCCACGGCCTCGCCCTCGCCCGCGGCGGCGACCCCGACAACCCCCGCGGCCTCAACAAAGTCACCCGCACCCGCTGA
- the nagA gene encoding N-acetylglucosamine-6-phosphate deacetylase gives MDTVVAAPRALLGRTITGPVSLRLRAGRIVEVVVGSPPDDADVLTDGLLTPGLVDVQVNGAVGVDFAEVDPEGMAAVARALPQTGVTRFLPTLITAPVPVAVRQAHAVVAASATLPVHAGAKPLGVHLEGPFLSPKRAGVHDPALMVPPGAAEIDLLLGDEVLRRALRMVTLAPEQPGGMEAVRRLAAAGVLVAVGHSDATGEQTRAAAEAGARMVTHLFNAQRPLGHREPGVPGVALVDDRFTLGLIADLAHVGPDVCRLVFNAAGHRVALVTDAVAAAGMPPGRYQLGGADVLLTEDGVPRSPEGTIAGSALTLDRAVRNIVSVGVDPAAALAAATVVPADAIGEPTLGRLEVGAVADLVWWDDDLRPRKVWVDGEVVFDSTAVYEPAPVYVEAPVYENAPVGLAAAGQ, from the coding sequence TTGGACACGGTTGTCGCAGCTCCGCGAGCACTGCTCGGTCGGACCATCACCGGTCCCGTCAGCCTGAGGTTGCGGGCGGGCCGGATCGTCGAGGTCGTCGTGGGCTCACCGCCCGACGACGCCGACGTGCTGACCGACGGCCTGCTCACCCCGGGCCTGGTGGACGTGCAGGTCAACGGGGCGGTCGGGGTCGACTTCGCCGAGGTGGACCCCGAAGGCATGGCCGCGGTGGCGAGAGCGCTCCCGCAGACCGGGGTGACCCGGTTCCTGCCGACCCTGATCACCGCGCCGGTGCCGGTGGCGGTGCGCCAGGCGCACGCCGTGGTGGCGGCGTCGGCGACCCTGCCGGTGCACGCGGGCGCCAAGCCGCTCGGCGTGCACCTGGAGGGGCCGTTCCTGTCGCCGAAGCGGGCGGGCGTGCACGACCCGGCGCTGATGGTGCCGCCGGGCGCGGCCGAGATCGACCTGCTCCTGGGCGACGAGGTGCTGCGCCGGGCGTTGCGGATGGTGACGCTGGCGCCCGAGCAGCCGGGCGGCATGGAGGCCGTGCGCAGGCTGGCGGCGGCGGGCGTGCTGGTCGCCGTCGGGCACAGCGACGCCACGGGCGAGCAGACCAGGGCCGCCGCCGAGGCGGGCGCGCGGATGGTGACGCACCTGTTCAACGCGCAGCGCCCGCTGGGCCACCGCGAGCCGGGCGTGCCGGGCGTGGCGCTGGTGGACGACCGGTTCACGCTGGGGCTGATCGCGGACCTGGCGCACGTCGGCCCGGACGTCTGCCGGCTGGTGTTCAACGCCGCCGGGCACCGGGTCGCGCTGGTCACGGACGCCGTGGCCGCCGCCGGCATGCCGCCCGGCCGCTACCAGCTCGGCGGCGCGGACGTGCTGCTGACCGAGGACGGCGTGCCGCGCTCGCCGGAGGGGACCATCGCGGGCAGCGCGCTGACGCTGGACCGCGCCGTGCGCAACATCGTGTCGGTGGGCGTCGACCCGGCGGCGGCGCTGGCGGCGGCGACCGTCGTCCCGGCCGACGCGATCGGCGAGCCCACGCTGGGCCGGTTGGAGGTCGGCGCGGTGGCCGACCTGGTCTGGTGGGACGACGACCTGCGGCCGCGCAAGGTGTGGGTGGACGGCGAGGTCGTGTTCGACAGCACGGCGGTGTACGAGCCGGCGCCGGTGTACGTGGAAGCGCCGGTGTACGAGAACGCGCCGGTCGGCTTGGCCGCGGCGGGCCAGTAG
- a CDS encoding FadR/GntR family transcriptional regulator — protein sequence MAVTDDAILRVKEMIVSGELKPGDRLPREADLAGRLGLSRNSLREAVKALSLVRVLDVRQGDGTYVSSLRADDLLGALSFVLDLHRGEDSVLEVLQVRRILEPAAAAMAAQRVGPEEVAALRALCDAAESARSVEELVEHDLEFHRAIAQGSGNAYLAQLLDTLAGPTVRVRTWRGITQGGAVDRTVAEHRAIVDALAARQPELARSWSTVHVAGVEQWLSDLA from the coding sequence GTGGCAGTTACCGACGACGCCATCCTGCGCGTCAAGGAGATGATCGTCTCGGGCGAGCTGAAGCCCGGCGACCGGCTGCCCCGCGAGGCGGACCTGGCCGGGCGGCTCGGCCTGTCGCGGAACTCGCTGCGCGAGGCGGTCAAGGCGTTGTCGCTGGTCCGGGTGCTGGACGTGCGGCAGGGCGACGGCACGTACGTGTCCAGCCTGCGGGCCGACGACCTGCTCGGCGCGCTGTCGTTCGTGCTGGACCTGCACCGCGGCGAGGACTCCGTCCTGGAAGTCCTCCAGGTGCGCCGCATCCTCGAACCCGCCGCCGCGGCCATGGCGGCGCAGCGGGTCGGGCCCGAGGAGGTGGCGGCGCTGCGGGCGCTGTGCGACGCGGCCGAGTCGGCCCGGTCGGTGGAGGAGCTGGTCGAGCACGACCTGGAGTTCCACCGCGCCATCGCGCAGGGCTCCGGCAACGCCTACCTGGCCCAACTGCTCGACACGCTGGCCGGGCCCACGGTCCGGGTCCGCACCTGGCGCGGCATCACGCAGGGCGGCGCGGTGGACCGGACCGTCGCCGAGCACCGCGCCATCGTCGACGCCCTGGCCGCCCGCCAGCCCGAACTCGCCCGCTCCTGGTCGACCGTGCACGTCGCGGGCGTCGAGCAGTGGCTCTCCGACCTGGCCTGA
- a CDS encoding amidohydrolase: MIVDAHHHVWDLAVRDQDWITDPPMGAIRRSFSLADLAAAAPSVTSSVLVQTVPVAGETPEMLALAASDPLVGAVVGWTDLTSGAVGDALAGLRAGPGGEWLRGIRHVVQAEPDPEWLCRADVRRGLAAVGRAGLVYDLLTAPHQLPAATRTAAALPDVPFVLDHCSKPPIRSGDLGAWAADVRALAACENVTCKVSGLVTEADWREWAVADLRPCFEVVLEAFGPERLMFGSDWPVCLLAASHAEVLSAASALTESLSGSERAAIFAGTASRVYGLGRSA; this comes from the coding sequence ATGATCGTCGACGCGCACCACCACGTGTGGGACCTGGCCGTGCGGGACCAGGACTGGATCACCGACCCGCCGATGGGCGCGATCCGGCGCTCGTTCTCGCTGGCCGACCTGGCGGCGGCGGCCCCGTCGGTGACGAGTTCGGTGCTGGTGCAGACCGTGCCGGTGGCGGGGGAGACGCCGGAGATGCTGGCGCTGGCCGCGTCGGACCCGCTGGTGGGCGCGGTGGTGGGGTGGACGGACCTGACGTCCGGCGCGGTCGGTGACGCGCTGGCGGGGTTGCGCGCCGGTCCGGGCGGCGAGTGGCTGCGCGGCATCCGGCACGTGGTGCAGGCGGAGCCGGACCCGGAGTGGTTGTGCCGCGCGGACGTCCGGCGCGGGCTGGCGGCCGTCGGGCGGGCGGGGCTGGTGTACGACCTGCTGACGGCGCCGCACCAGCTGCCCGCCGCCACGCGCACCGCCGCGGCGCTGCCGGACGTGCCGTTCGTGCTGGACCACTGCTCCAAGCCGCCGATCCGGTCGGGGGACCTGGGCGCGTGGGCGGCGGACGTGCGGGCGCTGGCGGCGTGCGAGAACGTCACGTGCAAGGTGTCCGGGCTGGTCACGGAGGCGGACTGGCGCGAGTGGGCGGTGGCCGACCTGCGGCCGTGCTTCGAGGTGGTGCTGGAGGCGTTCGGGCCGGAGCGGCTGATGTTCGGGTCGGACTGGCCGGTGTGCCTGCTCGCCGCGTCGCACGCCGAGGTGCTGTCGGCGGCCTCGGCGCTCACGGAGTCGTTGTCCGGGTCGGAGCGCGCGGCGATCTTCGCCGGCACGGCGAGCCGGGTGTACGGGCTGGGCCGTTCGGCCTGA
- a CDS encoding aldo/keto reductase, which translates to MIPLSRWGFGGGPIGNLYAEVSDADALGALEAAWDAGVRYFDTAPHYGLGLSERRLGEFLSSKPRDEFVVSTKVGRVLEPWSGGGDDLASGFAVPAWARRRWDFSADGVRRSLESSLDRTGLDRFDVVYVHDPDDHWEQASAEAVPALAALRSEGVVGAVGVGMNQWELPARFVRETDVDVVLLAGRYTVLDRAGEPLLDLCAARGVPVVAAGVFNSGLLARPEVGDTYDYRAAPAELVERARRIAAVCARHGVTLPQAAVRFPLRHPAVESVLLGVRTAEEVRADAAAVSAPVPDALWEELP; encoded by the coding sequence GTGATCCCCTTGTCCCGGTGGGGTTTCGGCGGCGGACCGATCGGCAACCTGTACGCGGAGGTGTCCGACGCGGACGCGCTCGGCGCGCTGGAGGCCGCCTGGGACGCCGGGGTCCGGTACTTCGACACCGCGCCGCACTACGGGCTCGGGCTGTCCGAGCGGCGGTTGGGCGAGTTCCTCTCCTCCAAGCCGCGGGACGAGTTCGTGGTGTCCACCAAGGTCGGCCGGGTGCTGGAGCCGTGGTCCGGCGGCGGCGACGACCTGGCGAGCGGGTTCGCGGTGCCCGCGTGGGCGCGGCGGCGGTGGGACTTCAGCGCGGACGGCGTGCGGCGGTCGTTGGAGTCCTCTTTGGACCGGACGGGGCTGGACCGGTTCGACGTGGTGTACGTGCACGACCCGGACGACCACTGGGAGCAGGCGTCCGCCGAGGCGGTGCCCGCGCTGGCGGCGTTGCGCTCGGAGGGGGTCGTCGGGGCGGTCGGGGTCGGGATGAACCAGTGGGAGCTGCCCGCGCGGTTCGTCCGGGAGACCGACGTCGACGTGGTGCTGCTGGCCGGGCGGTACACCGTGCTGGACCGGGCGGGGGAGCCGCTGCTGGACCTGTGCGCGGCGCGGGGCGTGCCGGTGGTGGCGGCCGGGGTGTTCAACTCCGGGCTGCTGGCCCGGCCGGAGGTCGGCGACACCTACGACTACCGGGCCGCGCCCGCCGAGCTGGTGGAGCGGGCCCGGCGGATCGCCGCGGTCTGCGCGCGGCACGGCGTGACGCTGCCGCAGGCGGCGGTGCGGTTCCCGCTCCGGCACCCGGCCGTCGAGTCGGTGCTGCTGGGCGTGCGGACGGCGGAGGAGGTCCGGGCCGATGCGGCGGCGGTGTCCGCCCCGGTGCCGGACGCGCTGTGGGAGGAGCTTCCATGA
- a CDS encoding SDR family NAD(P)-dependent oxidoreductase: MSEFEGLVAVVTGGASGIGLATARLLAARGATAVALDLNPRVDPPLHGIGVDVSDDASVRAAVAEVVERFGRLDVVVNNAGVGAQGDVAANPDDEWLRVLDVNVVGMARVARAALPHLRRSPSAAIVNTGSIAAWAGLPQRALYSASKGAVHALTLAMAADHVREGIRVNAVAPGTADTPWVGRLLDSAPDPAAERAALEARQPHGRLVSADEVAGAIAYLAGPLSGSTTGTVLAVDGGMHGLRLRPKP; this comes from the coding sequence GTGAGCGAGTTCGAGGGGTTGGTCGCGGTGGTGACCGGCGGCGCGTCGGGCATCGGCCTGGCCACCGCGCGGCTGCTGGCCGCCCGCGGCGCGACGGCGGTGGCGCTGGACCTGAACCCCCGGGTCGACCCGCCGCTGCACGGCATCGGGGTGGACGTGTCCGACGACGCGTCGGTGCGCGCGGCGGTCGCCGAGGTGGTCGAGCGGTTCGGCCGGCTCGACGTGGTGGTGAACAACGCGGGCGTCGGCGCGCAGGGCGACGTGGCCGCGAACCCGGACGACGAGTGGTTGCGGGTGCTGGACGTCAACGTGGTCGGCATGGCCCGGGTCGCCCGCGCCGCCCTGCCGCACCTGCGCCGGTCGCCGTCGGCGGCGATCGTGAACACCGGCTCGATCGCGGCCTGGGCCGGTCTGCCGCAGCGCGCGCTGTACTCGGCGAGCAAGGGCGCGGTGCACGCGTTGACGCTGGCCATGGCCGCGGACCACGTGCGCGAGGGCATCCGCGTGAACGCGGTGGCCCCCGGCACGGCGGACACCCCCTGGGTGGGCCGCCTGCTCGACTCGGCGCCGGACCCGGCCGCCGAGCGGGCCGCCCTGGAGGCCAGGCAGCCGCACGGGCGGCTGGTCTCGGCGGACGAGGTCGCGGGCGCGATCGCCTACCTGGCCGGTCCGCTCTCCGGCTCCACCACCGGGACCGTCCTCGCGGTCGACGGCGGCATGCACGGGCTGCGGCTGCGCCCGAAACCCTAG
- a CDS encoding enolase C-terminal domain-like protein: protein MTAGADRAGGGRIVALDVLDVRFPTSRELDGSDAMNPDPDYSAAYVVLRTSAGPDGYGLAFTIGRGNDVQAAAIRSLAHHVVGRPVPETAADLAALSAELVGDSQLRWLGPEKGVAHMALGAVVNAAWDLAARRAGLPLWRFLSGMTPEEVVGLVDFRYLSDALTPDEALAILRRAEPGRAERAAALVRDGYPAYTTSPGWLGYPDDKLAGLAGQALADGFDMIKLKVGASLDDDVRRVKLAREVVGDGVRIAVDANQRWDVGTAIAWVRELAPFDPYWVEEPTSPDDVLGHGAIARAVSPVKVATGEHVPNRVVFKQLLQAGAVDVVQLDACRVGGVNENVAILLLAAKFGVPVCPHAGGVGLCELVRHLAMFDYVAVSGSLEGRVIEWVDHLHEHFTDPAVVRGGRYAAPTEPGFSARLKDESLVAYSYPDGPVWTELEAR, encoded by the coding sequence ATGACCGCCGGCGCGGACCGCGCCGGGGGAGGGCGGATCGTGGCCCTGGACGTGCTGGACGTCCGGTTCCCGACCTCGCGCGAGCTGGACGGCTCGGACGCGATGAACCCCGACCCGGACTACTCCGCCGCCTACGTCGTGCTGCGCACCTCGGCCGGTCCGGACGGGTACGGGCTGGCGTTCACCATCGGGCGCGGCAACGACGTGCAGGCCGCCGCGATCCGGTCGCTGGCCCACCACGTCGTCGGCCGGCCGGTCCCGGAGACCGCCGCCGACCTGGCCGCGCTGTCCGCGGAGCTGGTCGGCGACTCGCAGCTGCGCTGGCTGGGCCCGGAGAAGGGCGTCGCGCACATGGCGCTGGGCGCGGTGGTCAACGCCGCGTGGGACCTGGCGGCCAGGCGGGCGGGGCTGCCGCTGTGGCGGTTCCTGTCCGGGATGACGCCGGAGGAGGTCGTCGGCCTGGTCGACTTCCGGTACCTGTCCGACGCGCTCACGCCGGACGAGGCGCTGGCGATCCTGCGCCGCGCCGAGCCGGGGCGCGCCGAGCGCGCCGCCGCCCTGGTCCGGGACGGCTACCCGGCCTACACGACGTCGCCGGGCTGGCTCGGCTACCCCGACGACAAGCTGGCGGGCCTGGCCGGGCAGGCGCTGGCCGACGGCTTCGACATGATCAAGCTGAAGGTCGGCGCGAGCCTGGACGACGACGTGCGCCGGGTGAAGCTGGCCCGCGAGGTCGTCGGCGACGGCGTGCGCATCGCGGTGGACGCCAACCAGCGGTGGGACGTCGGCACGGCCATCGCGTGGGTGCGCGAGCTGGCGCCGTTCGACCCGTACTGGGTGGAGGAGCCGACGTCGCCGGACGACGTGCTCGGGCACGGCGCGATCGCCAGGGCGGTGAGCCCGGTCAAGGTCGCCACCGGCGAGCACGTGCCGAACCGGGTGGTGTTCAAGCAGCTGCTGCAGGCGGGCGCGGTGGACGTGGTGCAGCTCGACGCGTGCCGGGTCGGCGGGGTCAACGAGAACGTGGCGATCCTGTTGCTGGCGGCCAAGTTCGGCGTCCCGGTGTGCCCGCACGCGGGTGGCGTCGGCCTGTGCGAGCTGGTGCGGCACCTGGCGATGTTCGACTACGTGGCGGTGTCCGGGTCGCTGGAGGGCCGCGTGATCGAGTGGGTGGACCACCTGCACGAGCACTTCACCGACCCGGCCGTGGTGCGGGGCGGCCGGTACGCGGCGCCCACCGAGCCCGGGTTCTCCGCGCGGCTCAAGGACGAGTCGCTGGTGGCGTACAGCTACCCGGACGGTCCGGTGTGGACGGAACTGGAGGCGCGGTGA